From Pseudodesulfovibrio nedwellii:
CAGCGGCGGTGGCGGCGGTGGCAACACCTTCAGCAAGTCCCTGTGAATATGTGGTCTTATCGTCAACGATAAAGACAGACTTTACATTTTCAACGTCTGTCATGAATTTAACAGCTGCCGGAGCCTGATGGTCATCACGACCACAGGTACGGAACATATAAGGCAAACCACGCTCGGTCACCTTGGGGTTGGTAGACCCCGGAGTGATCATAATAATATTTTCTTCAGCCAAAGTCTCGGAAGCAGGGATGGTAGAGCTGGAGCAATATGAACCGACAACACCCGTAACTTCTTCGTTTATGAGCTTGTTTGCAGCAGCCACGGCCTGTTTGGGATCACACGCAGTATCCTGAGGAAAGACTTGAATATCGGTAAATCCGGGAATCCCACCCTCAGCCTTGATAACTTCAACGGCAATCTCTGTGCCCTGACGAATATCGTTACCATCAGCAGCATACGGGCCAGTCAGCGGGGACATGGTACCGATCTTGAGAATCTGTTCGGCTTTTTTCTCTTCGCCGCCGCAGCCCGCGAGCAGCAGACCAAGAGCAGCCAGAGCCACTACCAGTACGAGTAAACGTTTCATAAACACTCTCTCCATTCGTTGCGGTTGCAGCCAGCCTCTCTACTGGCCCAAATATGCTTCAATTACTTCAGGATTCTTCTGAATTTCTTCAGGCAGTCCTTCCGCAATCATCACCCCATGATCGAGAACAACGATTCTATTGCATATGCCCATAACGACCTTCATATCATGCTCCACCATAAGCACGTTAATGCCGAGGTCGGTGATATGGCCGATAAATTCCATCAACTCCAAAGATTCTGCCGGATTCAAACCAGCCGCAGGTTCATCAAGTAAAAGTGTGTGCGGTTCACTCGACAAGGCACGGGCTATCTCGAGTCTCCGCTGATGACCATACGGCAGATTGGAAGCCACCTCATCGGAGATGTCACCCAGTCCCATGAACTCAAGGGCTTTTTGCGATTTCTCGATGATGCGCTCTTCTTCCCGCTTCTGACCGGGACTGCGCAAAATCGCACCGATAACACCGCTTTTTGACCGGCTATGCTGGGCCACCATGCAGTTCTCCAGCGCCGTCATATTCTGAAAAAGCCTGATATTCTGAAAAGTACGGGCTACGCCCATGGAAAGGACTTGATACGGTCGGCGGCCCGTAATGGTCGTCCCGTCATAGGACACAGTGCCACTCGAAGCCGTATATACGCCAGTGATGACATTGAAGACAGTCGTTTTCCCCGCTCCGTTGGGGCCGATCAATCCGACGACCTCGCCCTTACCCACGGAAAAGGAAACGTCGGTCAAAGCTTGTAGCCCACCGAATCGGACACATATGTCGTCAAGAATAAGATTTGCCATACAATTCCAATGAAAGAGTAGTATCATGCACTCCCGAGTGGGAGTCTCCGAGCCATTCCAATGCAATCATATGAAATGACGAACTTTTTACAGGGGCTATATTTATTACCCCATTTAAAAAAAAATGTCTAACTCACGTTGAAACAATTGATAAACAGAGTAATATTTAGCCAACTTCACAAAACACAGAATTTCATTCAGAATTGATCACGCTTTTTTCAAACAAACGTGATAATTGTTGCGAATTCTCATTCTTTCGAATCCGTGGAAAAACCAACGCGTGCGCTTTTCTTCTTTTCGCGGATGCGATAATCCCTTGCCAGACATCAAAGAGGAGAGTCCAAATGACAAAGACAGTTTTGATTACAGGTGCCACAGCCGGATTCGGAAAGGCTATGGCCGAACGTTATGCGGCAGAAGGCTGGCAATTGGTCCTGACAGGACGTCGAAGCGACAGGTTGGAACAATTAAAACAAGATCTCACCCCAGCCAAAGTTCACACCATCACCTTCGATATTCGCGACAAAGAAGCCTGCTTCAAAGCAGTGGAAAAACTCCCTTCCGGATTCAAAAATGTGGATGTTCTCGTCAACAACGCAGGTCTTGCACTCGGTCTTGACCCAGCCCAGTCCTGCGATCTCACAGATTGGGAAACAATGATCGACACCAACATCAAGGGACTCATGTACATGACCCGCGCCCTGCTCCCGTCCATGGTCGAACGCGATCAGGGCCATATCGTCAATCTCGGTTCCGTGGCCGGTACATATCCATATCCCGGTGGCAACTGCTACGGCGGAACCAAGGCGTTCGTAAATCACTTCTCCAAGAACCTCCTTGCTGATCTGCTCGGCACCAAGATCCGCGTCACCAACATCGAACCCGGACTCTGCGAATCCGAGTTCTCAGTCGTCCGCTTCAAAGGCGACAAAAACTCCGCCGACAAGGTCTACCAAGGTACCCAACCCATCGTCCCCCAAGACATAGCCGAGATCGTTTACTGGACAACAACCTTACCCGCACACATCAACATCAACTCACTCGAAGTCATGCCCGTCGACCAAGCTTTCTCGCCTTTCGCTATCAATAGAAAATAAGAATGCCTCCGGCGGCTGGGGGAAGGGGAGGAAAACCCCTTTGAAAAGGGTTCTTTCCTCCCCTTCCCCCAGACCCCCATCCCTTCCTTTTCCTAAACTTTTTGTGTCGCCTTCGGCGATAAAAACGCTTAATCACTATTTGTAATATTCAAAAAAAACGTCTTTATAGTATCCAACTCCTAATATAGCATTTAGCTAAAACATTAAGGAGATGCCATGACTGACTTTCATTTTTCATTACGCTTTAGTCCCGATAAAATCCCCGCATTAGCAAGTAAATATAACCCTAAAGATGATTTAGAAGTCGAACAAATTGGTAAGACAGCACAAGAGCGAGGGTTTTTATTAAAACCCGAATTCCTTAAAATTTGCGCCTGAAAGTCACCAAGAACAAAACCACATGTCGAAAAAAATGAAGCATCGCTCGTTGAAGAAATCACACGCATAGCGTTCTCCAATCCCTTTGAAGACATTCGCATCGGCATATTACCCTTATTACAAGGTGTTCAATTCCCGACAGCCTCTGCAATTCTCCACCTAACTCATAAAGATCGTTATCCCATTCTCGACTTTCGAGCCTTATGGTCATTAGGCATTGATCCTCTTCCAAATGATTACACAGTTTCCTTTTGGAACAACTACACAAAAAAATGTCGCAAATTAGCCGACCAAACTAAACTCTCTATGCGCACAGTTGACCGTGCCCTCTGGCAATATTCATCAGAAAACCAACCCAAATGATCTAAACAGCTCTTCAAATTTAGCTGGAGTGCCTTGGGGTGCATCGCACCCCAACAACGGCTATCCCTCCCCGACCACGTGAGACTTGGGAGAGTGGTGCAGATGTGCATTTTCTCGGGCGCAGCCGACCCGCAACCGTATCTTCATACGGTGAGGACTCGGTAAGGCCGAAAAATGTGCAGATGCGCCGCTATCGCAAGCCGTGTGTAGCCCGGATAACGCGCAAAAAAAGACCCCGCGCCATACAGCGCGGGGTCTTGTTTTTGAGCGGTAATCCGGGTCTACCAGCTATCGCCGCCGAATGCGTCGCCACCGAGACCAAAGTCGGCTTCGGGTTCGCCGCCAACTTCGGGGCCGGTGGACTGAGCGTCACCAGCGTCAGCAGCAGCGCCGTCACCGGCAACACCGGCAACCACAACGCCCTGGCTCTTGACCTTGTCGACTTCCGCCATCAGATCATTGAGCTTCTTGGTCATATCGTCGAGCTTACCAGAAGCAACGGTGACTTTCTGTTCACCAGCAGCATTCTGAGCATCGATGGTCTTGACCTTGGCTTCCAAGGGGCTGATCTTTGCAGCCAGCTCGGCCTTTTCAGCATTCAGTTTTTCAACTTCAGCCTGAAGGGCAGCTTTTTCTTCTTTCAAACCGGCCAGGATGTCCAGGACAGCCTTGGCGCGGACAGCCTCACCTTCGGGCAGGGCTTCAATCTTGACCTGATTACCGAGCTTGGCGATGTCGCCTTCGGCATAAGAAGTCAGACCGGGTTCTTGTTCATAAATCCAGGCCTTGGACAGAGCTTGTGCCACAGGGGCGACGTCTGCGTCCACGGAATCAGCCTGGGTGATGTAAGCCAGCATATCGAGCTGAGTCTGGTCAGCGGTGTCACCGCGGAGCACAGACACAAAAGCGTTCATTGGGAATACCTTAGCTTCAGCCATTTGATGCCTCCTTAACTAAGTAAGCTTCGTTTTTATGTTCACCCAGGCGACTATTTGTCGGCGCCCATGGGGATGCGGCCAATCTTCTTGGCGTAGGACAATGCCACTGTACGGTATACCAAATGACCCAACTTGGACCACGGCAGGTACGCGAGCAACATGAACACACCGATCAGATGCACGTAATAGATCGGGTAAGCCAGTACTGCTACGTCGAGTACACGGAAAACCATGGCAGCGATACCAGTCAGAAAGATGGTCCAGATCAAAGTGATCAGGTACCAGTCATACCAACTGGAGGACTGCTTGGCTTCGTCCAGGTTCACACGACGTTTGGTCAGAGCCATAAGGCCGTAAACCCCCAGACCAGCGCCGACCAGAGCCAGCAGCTTGACAGGATGATAAAACGGCATGGGTGTATGACCGATAGCAGACACGATGTCGCCCAAGCCAGTGATGCCAAGGAAACGCAGTGTCCAGCCGCCCCAGTGACCTGCAGCGACAGTACCGGTAACGATCATCAGAGCGATAAAAGAGAACATCAACCAGCGGTGGCCGGCAGCGCGCTTGATATCCAACTCGTCAGCTTCGTCATCATTACAATCCAGAAACTGGGTGTGCTGCAGAATTTCATACTTGGCAGTATCGATCAGACAAGCAATGAAGCTCGGCTCATCCTTACGACCAACGATGAATGTCTTGGGCTGCTCTTTGAAGGCCTTGAGCATATTGCGCACACCTGCATAAAAACCCCAAATCATGAAGGCGAAAACCAACATGAAGACAGGGTCAATGACATAGTCACCAGGGAACAGACCACCAAAGACGATCTGGCCGTCTGCGGCGGGGACCCAACCATGAGTGGCTGCATCCCAGTTGAATGTAGGCAGGAATGAACCAACCTTGCTGGCCATAATAAACCAGACGATACCATAAAACAGGGCCGGAACAGCAGCCAGAGGCAGCATGCCGCTGGAGCTGGACATCAGCTTGCCGATAATCGGCAGCGGAGCCAGAGTGCGATAGGCCATGTTACGCAGGGCAGCCAGCAGGTCACCCGGCTTGGCACCACGAGGGCACAATGTAGAACAGGTGCCGCAGTTATGACACAACCAGATATCAATATCGTTAACCAGGCGATCCTTGAGTCCCCACTGAGCCCAGACCATCTCCTTGCGGGGATACGGGTTGTCAGCCGGAGACAGAGGACAGACCACCGAACAGGTGGCGCACTGGTAGCATTTTTTCAGGGAGTCGCCGCCTATGGCCTGCAACTCTTCTACGAACTTAAGGTCCGGTTGTACCTTGACGGTATTAGACATGCCGTACCTCCTAGTAACCCTTGAACGGGTTGGGGCCGAAGTTGGTGGTGATGTTCTCAACGAACTCGTCGATCATGGCCGGAACCTGATCGTACATGTCGATGGAGACCTCGTACTGTTCAACGCGTTCAGGCTCGACACCGAGACGTCCCAGGGACTCAGCGATGTTTTCCTTACGGCGGTTACACAGTTCCGAACCCTTGACGAAGTGGCACTGATAGTCGTCGCCGTACTTACAGCCAAGCATCATCACGCCATCAATGCCCTTGGACATTGCGTCAGCGACCCAGATGGCATTGACAGAACCAAGGCAGCGCACAGGAAGGAAGCGCACATATGGGCTCCAGCTTTTACCGCGCATAGCAGCCATGTCCAGAGCCGGGGTAGCATCGTTCTCACACGCCAGGACGATAATGCGGGGACCGCCTTCTTCCAGGGTATCGGGAACTTTGACTTCCTTGATGGCCTGACCAATCTGGCTGACGCCATAGTTGGAGAAGGAGATAACACGTTCCGGACATGCACCCATGCAGGTACCGCAACGGCGGCAGCGGGTGGGATTCGGAAGCGGCGTACCCTTCTCGTCATCGTCCAGAGCACCAAACGGACACTCCTCGGTGCAACGCTTACACTGAGTACAACGCATGAAGTTAAACTCAGGAAAGCTCAAGTCACCAGAACGGGGATGTACAGACATACCACGGTTGGCGGACTCAATGCACTGGATAGCCTTAAGGGCGGCACCAGCTGCATCCTCTGCGGCAAGACCAAGGCCCATGGGCTGACGCACGCAACCAGCGGCGTAAACGCCTGTGCG
This genomic window contains:
- a CDS encoding SDR family oxidoreductase; protein product: MTKTVLITGATAGFGKAMAERYAAEGWQLVLTGRRSDRLEQLKQDLTPAKVHTITFDIRDKEACFKAVEKLPSGFKNVDVLVNNAGLALGLDPAQSCDLTDWETMIDTNIKGLMYMTRALLPSMVERDQGHIVNLGSVAGTYPYPGGNCYGGTKAFVNHFSKNLLADLLGTKIRVTNIEPGLCESEFSVVRFKGDKNSADKVYQGTQPIVPQDIAEIVYWTTTLPAHININSLEVMPVDQAFSPFAINRK
- a CDS encoding branched-chain amino acid ABC transporter substrate-binding protein yields the protein MKRLLVLVVALAALGLLLAGCGGEEKKAEQILKIGTMSPLTGPYAADGNDIRQGTEIAVEVIKAEGGIPGFTDIQVFPQDTACDPKQAVAAANKLINEEVTGVVGSYCSSSTIPASETLAEENIIMITPGSTNPKVTERGLPYMFRTCGRDDHQAPAAVKFMTDVENVKSVFIVDDKTTYSQGLAEGVATAATAAGINVLEHDHVNQGDKDFSAVLTKVKAANPDLFYISLQNSATGALMVLQAKRMGITATLMGQDAVYHPKLIEIAKGDSDGMYCTFGAIDKDAPKYIEFLTKYKAKTGNEPGAYSAYSFDSAMAYMLAVKAAGTTEPSKVREELLKLDFTGASKQLSYVENGDSGSNYTVYKVINGEFTPYWNSLTGEKY
- a CDS encoding ABC transporter ATP-binding protein, translated to MANLILDDICVRFGGLQALTDVSFSVGKGEVVGLIGPNGAGKTTVFNVITGVYTASSGTVSYDGTTITGRRPYQVLSMGVARTFQNIRLFQNMTALENCMVAQHSRSKSGVIGAILRSPGQKREEERIIEKSQKALEFMGLGDISDEVASNLPYGHQRRLEIARALSSEPHTLLLDEPAAGLNPAESLELMEFIGHITDLGINVLMVEHDMKVVMGICNRIVVLDHGVMIAEGLPEEIQKNPEVIEAYLGQ
- the qmoC gene encoding quinone-interacting membrane-bound oxidoreductase complex subunit QmoC — encoded protein: MSNTVKVQPDLKFVEELQAIGGDSLKKCYQCATCSVVCPLSPADNPYPRKEMVWAQWGLKDRLVNDIDIWLCHNCGTCSTLCPRGAKPGDLLAALRNMAYRTLAPLPIIGKLMSSSSGMLPLAAVPALFYGIVWFIMASKVGSFLPTFNWDAATHGWVPAADGQIVFGGLFPGDYVIDPVFMLVFAFMIWGFYAGVRNMLKAFKEQPKTFIVGRKDEPSFIACLIDTAKYEILQHTQFLDCNDDEADELDIKRAAGHRWLMFSFIALMIVTGTVAAGHWGGWTLRFLGITGLGDIVSAIGHTPMPFYHPVKLLALVGAGLGVYGLMALTKRRVNLDEAKQSSSWYDWYLITLIWTIFLTGIAAMVFRVLDVAVLAYPIYYVHLIGVFMLLAYLPWSKLGHLVYRTVALSYAKKIGRIPMGADK